A DNA window from Chelativorans sp. AA-79 contains the following coding sequences:
- the ilvC gene encoding ketol-acid reductoisomerase: MRVYYDRDADLNLIKSKKVAIIGYGSQGRAHALNLKDSGAKDVSIALREGSATAKKAEADGFKVMSVAEAAGWADLMMMATPDELQAGIYSNEIAPNIRDGAAIAFAHGLNVHFGLIEPKKTVDVLMIAPKGPGHTVRSEYQRGGGVPCLVAVHHDASGNALDLALSYACGVGGGRSGIIETTFREECETDLFGEQVVLCGGLVELIRAGFETLVEAGYAPEMAYFECLHEVKLIVDLIYEGGIANMNYSISNTAEWGEYVSGPRIITPETKAEMKRVLKDIQTGRFTAEWMQEWHSGAARFKATRRLHDSHQIEEVGEKLRGMMPWISKNKLVDKAKN; encoded by the coding sequence ATGCGTGTCTATTACGATCGCGACGCCGATCTGAACCTGATCAAGTCGAAGAAGGTCGCCATCATCGGCTATGGCAGCCAAGGGCGGGCGCATGCGCTGAACCTCAAGGATTCGGGTGCCAAGGACGTTTCGATCGCGCTGCGCGAGGGTTCGGCCACGGCCAAGAAGGCTGAAGCCGACGGCTTCAAGGTGATGAGCGTGGCGGAGGCGGCCGGCTGGGCCGACCTCATGATGATGGCCACGCCCGACGAACTGCAGGCCGGCATCTACAGCAACGAGATCGCGCCCAATATCCGCGACGGCGCGGCCATCGCCTTCGCCCACGGCCTCAACGTGCATTTCGGCCTCATCGAGCCCAAGAAGACGGTGGACGTGCTGATGATCGCGCCGAAAGGCCCCGGCCACACGGTGCGGAGCGAATACCAGCGCGGCGGCGGCGTGCCCTGCCTGGTGGCGGTCCATCACGATGCGTCGGGCAATGCGCTCGACCTGGCGCTCTCCTATGCCTGCGGCGTCGGCGGCGGGCGCTCCGGTATCATCGAGACGACCTTCCGCGAGGAATGCGAGACGGATCTCTTCGGCGAGCAGGTGGTGCTGTGCGGCGGACTGGTCGAGCTCATCCGCGCCGGCTTCGAGACGCTGGTGGAGGCGGGCTACGCGCCGGAAATGGCCTATTTCGAGTGCCTGCACGAGGTGAAGCTCATCGTCGACCTCATTTATGAGGGCGGGATCGCCAACATGAACTATTCGATCTCGAATACCGCCGAGTGGGGCGAGTATGTCTCCGGTCCGCGCATCATAACGCCTGAGACCAAGGCCGAGATGAAGCGTGTGCTCAAGGATATCCAGACCGGCAGGTTCACCGCCGAGTGGATGCAGGAGTGGCATTCGGGGGCGGCTCGCTTCAAGGCGACGCGCCGCCTCCACGATTCGCATCAGATCGAGGAAGTTGGCGAGAAGCTGCGCGGCATGATGCCGTGGATTTCCAAGAACAAGCTGGTGGACAAGGCCAAGAACTGA
- a CDS encoding BA14K family protein translates to MKRALTTLAFCAFAALGLSATAPAAQAAALSAGAAANAAPVTTAQPADLVQVDHRDRRHWRRGHDRRHWRHHRNWDRRHHWRRAPRSGFTLEFGTGGYRYGPPPYYARPRYVVPRRAYGLPAAHVNWCHAKYRSYRASDNSFQPYHGPRRACISPYWR, encoded by the coding sequence ATGAAACGAGCACTCACCACCCTCGCCTTCTGCGCCTTCGCCGCCTTGGGCCTGAGCGCAACGGCACCTGCCGCCCAAGCCGCCGCCCTTTCGGCCGGCGCCGCCGCGAACGCGGCCCCCGTGACCACGGCACAGCCGGCGGATCTGGTCCAGGTGGATCACCGTGACCGCCGCCATTGGCGTCGCGGCCATGATCGCCGTCACTGGCGTCACCACCGCAACTGGGACCGGCGCCATCATTGGCGCCGCGCGCCCAGATCCGGCTTTACCTTGGAATTCGGCACGGGCGGCTACCGCTACGGCCCGCCGCCCTATTACGCACGGCCCCGCTATGTGGTGCCGCGCCGGGCCTACGGCCTGCCGGCAGCCCATGTGAACTGGTGTCATGCCAAATACCGGTCCTACCGGGCCTCGGACAACAGCTTCCAGCCCTATCACGGACCACGCCGGGCCTGCATCTCGCCCTACTGGCGCTAG
- a CDS encoding endonuclease/exonuclease/phosphatase family protein, with protein sequence MSIRIATFNVENLMNRFDFSGFRNQLQQDRSLALFEIKGEEEYQELERARTIAHTDDTRQLTALAIAAARADILCLQEVDNQAALNAFEYGYLYKMVGAGYRDKYSSAGNDVRGIDVAVMMRRETADGEPIEFQRMTTHAHVTFRDFGLHTPELAELGVGPDERIFRRDCLEIDVLVGGKPLTLYTVHFKAMTSPRNGRDGRLASMPIRAAEAAAVRRIITDRFGAQGAPRKRWAVCGDLNDYRERVIIAGDAHAGYHFKPVREAQSSVDVLTNGGFCENVVERRPELDRWTLYHTRGPEERHLCQLDYILLSPALAQGNTKAVPEIVRNGQPWRTIFPPGQEVERYPRTGWDRPKASDHCPVAVSLDLV encoded by the coding sequence ATGTCGATCCGGATCGCCACGTTCAACGTCGAGAACCTCATGAACCGGTTCGATTTCTCCGGTTTCCGCAACCAGTTGCAGCAGGATCGCTCGCTGGCGCTCTTCGAGATCAAGGGCGAGGAGGAGTATCAGGAGCTGGAACGGGCGCGCACCATCGCCCATACCGATGACACGCGCCAGCTCACGGCGCTGGCCATCGCGGCCGCCCGCGCGGACATCCTGTGCCTTCAGGAAGTGGACAACCAGGCGGCGCTGAACGCCTTCGAATACGGTTATCTCTACAAGATGGTCGGGGCCGGCTACCGCGACAAATACTCCTCCGCCGGCAACGACGTGCGCGGCATCGACGTGGCGGTCATGATGCGGCGCGAAACGGCCGACGGGGAGCCGATCGAATTTCAGCGCATGACCACGCATGCGCACGTCACATTCAGGGATTTCGGGCTCCACACGCCGGAACTGGCGGAATTGGGCGTGGGGCCGGACGAGCGGATCTTCCGGCGCGACTGCCTGGAGATCGACGTTCTCGTGGGCGGCAAGCCGCTCACGCTCTACACCGTGCATTTCAAGGCGATGACCTCTCCGCGCAACGGGCGCGACGGGCGGCTTGCCTCCATGCCGATCCGCGCGGCCGAGGCTGCCGCCGTCAGGCGGATCATCACGGACCGTTTCGGGGCGCAGGGCGCGCCGCGAAAGCGCTGGGCCGTCTGCGGGGACCTCAACGACTACAGGGAGCGGGTGATCATCGCGGGCGACGCCCATGCCGGCTATCACTTCAAGCCCGTCCGCGAGGCACAGTCGAGCGTCGATGTTCTCACGAACGGCGGCTTCTGCGAGAATGTCGTGGAGCGCCGGCCGGAACTCGACCGCTGGACCCTCTATCACACGCGCGGGCCGGAGGAGAGGCATCTCTGCCAGCTCGACTATATACTGCTTTCGCCGGCGCTCGCGCAGGGGAACACAAAGGCGGTGCCGGAGATCGTCCGCAACGGACAGCCCTGGCGGACGATCTTTCCGCCCGGCCAGGAGGTGGAGCGGTATCCGCGCACGGGCTGGGACCGGCCCAAGGCGTCGGACCACTGCCCGGTGGCGGTATCGCTCGACCTTGTCTGA
- a CDS encoding helix-turn-helix domain-containing protein, with protein MDVRPIDLRRKLEIYRAAGGEGRNLADCPVRDVIANINGKWNSLMMIALAERPHRFGELRRMMPDISQRMLTQTLRDLQRDGYVHREVFPTKPPSVEYSLTDLGRSMFEALNHLLGWAERNHPAVREARQRFDDGEM; from the coding sequence ATGGATGTGCGGCCCATCGATCTGAGGCGCAAGCTCGAGATCTACCGTGCCGCGGGCGGCGAGGGCAGAAATCTGGCCGACTGCCCGGTGCGCGACGTGATCGCCAACATCAACGGCAAGTGGAACTCGCTGATGATGATTGCGCTGGCGGAACGGCCGCACCGTTTTGGGGAATTGCGGCGCATGATGCCCGACATCTCCCAGCGCATGCTGACCCAGACCCTGCGCGACCTGCAGCGTGACGGCTATGTGCACCGCGAGGTGTTTCCCACCAAGCCGCCGAGTGTGGAATACAGCCTGACCGATCTCGGCCGCTCCATGTTCGAGGCGCTGAACCATCTCTTAGGCTGGGCGGAGCGCAACCACCCGGCCGTGCGCGAGGCGCGGCAAAGATTTGATGACGGCGAGATGTGA
- a CDS encoding PhzF family phenazine biosynthesis protein, which translates to MNGRRYLIYDVFTETGLAGNPLAIVLDADGLDQTRMQKIAGEFNLSETVFVLPPENPLHTARVRIFTPGRELPFAGHPTVGTAIALLERTGEIGGRGSASIVVLEEDVGPVRCAVSVNRGSVFAEFDLPRLPKRIPFEAPAEAVAAALGISHHEIGFENHLVSAWSAGVPFACVPVANLDVAGRVRLDAGLWDEIVLQNEAAIGDPYVYCRETVNHDCSFHTRMFAPGQGIPEDPATGSAAAAFAGAILTHDEPVDGVHSYWIEQGIEMGRPSRIRLEIEAAGGAIEAARIGGAAVKLAEGRLLL; encoded by the coding sequence ATGAACGGAAGGCGATATCTCATCTATGACGTCTTCACGGAGACCGGCCTTGCGGGAAATCCGCTTGCCATCGTCCTCGATGCGGATGGTCTCGACCAGACACGCATGCAGAAGATTGCCGGCGAGTTCAACCTGTCCGAGACGGTCTTCGTGCTGCCGCCGGAAAATCCCCTGCACACGGCACGCGTGCGGATTTTCACCCCCGGTCGCGAACTGCCCTTTGCCGGCCATCCGACGGTGGGCACCGCCATCGCCCTGTTGGAGCGGACGGGAGAGATCGGCGGCAGAGGCAGCGCCTCGATCGTGGTCCTGGAGGAGGATGTCGGCCCGGTACGCTGCGCCGTCTCGGTGAACAGGGGCTCGGTCTTCGCCGAATTCGACCTGCCGCGTCTGCCCAAGCGGATCCCCTTCGAAGCACCCGCGGAAGCCGTGGCGGCCGCGCTCGGCATCTCGCATCACGAGATCGGTTTCGAGAATCATCTCGTCAGCGCCTGGTCGGCCGGCGTGCCCTTCGCCTGCGTTCCCGTCGCCAATCTGGATGTCGCCGGCCGGGTGCGGCTCGATGCGGGGCTCTGGGACGAGATCGTCCTGCAGAACGAGGCGGCGATCGGCGATCCCTATGTCTATTGCCGTGAGACGGTGAACCACGATTGCTCGTTCCACACGCGCATGTTCGCGCCCGGCCAGGGCATCCCCGAAGACCCGGCCACCGGCTCCGCCGCGGCGGCCTTCGCCGGCGCGATCCTGACCCATGACGAGCCGGTGGACGGCGTGCACAGCTACTGGATCGAGCAGGGAATCGAGATGGGAAGGCCATCGCGCATCCGGCTCGAGATCGAGGCGGCGGGCGGCGCCATCGAGGCAGCCCGTATAGGCGGCGCAGCGGTGAAGCTCGCCGAGGGCAGGCTCCTTCTTTGA
- a CDS encoding pyridoxine 5'-phosphate synthase, producing the protein MPAELSVNLNAIAMLRNRRDLPWPSVTGLGRIALAAGAHGLTVHPRPDQRHIRFSDLPDLRALLDDEFPDREFNIEGYPSEAFLRLVEEAEPEQVTLVPDDPSQATSDHGWRFEEHVHFLTAVVARLKRLGTRVSLFADPDADEAALAIAGDVGADRVELYTGPYGACHDDSEKAAKELEKLKKTAECAARLGLGVNAGHDLTVANLRAVAASIPALAEVSIGHALTADALEFGMAETVRRYLAALGRPA; encoded by the coding sequence ATGCCGGCCGAGCTCTCCGTCAACCTGAACGCCATCGCAATGCTGCGCAACAGGCGGGACCTGCCGTGGCCGAGCGTCACCGGGCTCGGGCGCATCGCCCTTGCTGCCGGCGCGCACGGGCTTACCGTCCATCCAAGGCCCGACCAGCGGCACATCCGCTTTTCCGACCTGCCGGACCTGCGTGCGCTGCTCGACGACGAGTTCCCCGACCGCGAGTTCAACATCGAAGGCTACCCGTCCGAGGCCTTCCTGCGGCTGGTGGAGGAGGCCGAGCCGGAGCAGGTGACGCTCGTGCCCGACGACCCGTCCCAGGCCACGTCCGACCACGGATGGCGGTTCGAGGAGCACGTGCATTTCCTGACCGCAGTCGTTGCGCGCCTGAAGCGGCTCGGCACACGCGTATCGCTCTTTGCGGATCCGGATGCGGACGAGGCAGCGCTTGCGATCGCCGGGGATGTGGGGGCCGACCGGGTGGAGCTTTATACCGGTCCCTACGGCGCTTGCCACGACGATTCCGAAAAAGCCGCCAAGGAGCTGGAAAAGCTCAAGAAGACCGCCGAATGTGCAGCCCGCCTCGGGCTCGGTGTGAATGCCGGCCACGATCTGACGGTCGCCAATCTGCGCGCCGTCGCGGCGAGCATCCCGGCGCTCGCGGAAGTCTCCATCGGCCATGCGCTGACGGCCGATGCCCTGGAGTTCGGTATGGCCGAGACCGTGCGGCGTTATCTGGCCGCGCTCGGGCGGCCGGCCTGA
- a CDS encoding glutathione S-transferase family protein — MTPTITAFERSPDRGKGLARDMRIRWALEEVRQPYDVRLLSFKAMKEPAHLALNPFGQIPTYEEGDLALFESGAIVFHIAERHTGLLPDDANARARAVAWMFAALNTVEPPIFDRSLAKILERDEPWYEQRLRFLEDSIRKRLGALSARLGDAEWLDGGFSAGDLLMVSVLLRLKASSEILDEYPNLSVYVARGEARPAYKRAFDAQLAVFTAASKG; from the coding sequence ATGACCCCAACCATTACCGCCTTTGAACGGTCGCCCGATCGCGGCAAGGGTCTGGCGCGTGACATGCGCATTCGCTGGGCGCTCGAAGAAGTGCGCCAGCCCTACGACGTTCGTCTTCTTTCGTTCAAAGCGATGAAGGAGCCCGCGCATCTCGCGCTCAACCCTTTCGGGCAGATTCCGACGTATGAAGAAGGCGATCTCGCCCTGTTCGAGTCGGGGGCGATCGTGTTCCATATCGCGGAGCGTCACACTGGCCTGCTGCCGGACGACGCGAATGCCCGGGCGCGCGCGGTCGCGTGGATGTTTGCCGCGCTCAATACTGTGGAGCCGCCGATCTTCGACCGCAGCCTCGCCAAGATCCTTGAGCGCGACGAGCCTTGGTACGAGCAGCGCCTGCGTTTCCTCGAGGACAGCATCCGGAAACGGCTGGGCGCCCTTTCCGCTCGCCTCGGCGATGCCGAGTGGCTCGACGGCGGGTTCAGCGCCGGTGACCTTCTGATGGTGTCGGTACTGCTCAGGTTGAAAGCATCATCGGAAATTCTGGACGAGTATCCGAACCTCTCCGTCTATGTTGCCCGCGGCGAAGCACGGCCCGCATACAAGCGCGCTTTCGACGCTCAGTTGGCGGTTTTCACCGCCGCATCGAAGGGCTGA
- a CDS encoding lytic transglycosylase domain-containing protein, producing the protein MGIHRARAVGALMIVLPVFNAFPGHAEPDAKADHLETICRLIEQHGTTNGLSPHFLARLLWKESRFDPNAVSPKGAEGVAQFMPATASLRGLDDAFDVEKAIPASAKYLSDLKRKFGNLGLAAAAYNAGEGRISRWLSRGGFLPLETENYVLDILGAPVDEFIEKGREVTIPPLEPGKPFGSACRNLPVSAAATLAMARVPIKPWGIQVAGHFQRSVAIRKWERIRKQVGDVVAGEKPVVSRVRSPRGRRGLYAVRLGADTREQADRICQKLKSAGAACIVLRNG; encoded by the coding sequence ATGGGCATTCACCGAGCCAGGGCCGTCGGCGCTTTGATGATTGTGCTGCCGGTTTTCAACGCATTTCCGGGCCACGCGGAGCCGGATGCGAAGGCGGATCACCTCGAGACGATCTGCCGGCTCATCGAGCAGCACGGCACCACTAACGGGCTTTCCCCCCATTTTCTCGCGCGCCTTCTATGGAAGGAAAGCCGGTTCGACCCGAACGCGGTGAGCCCGAAAGGAGCCGAAGGCGTGGCGCAGTTCATGCCGGCGACGGCATCCCTACGCGGCCTGGACGATGCTTTCGACGTGGAAAAAGCCATTCCCGCCTCCGCGAAGTATCTCTCGGACCTGAAAAGGAAATTCGGTAATCTCGGGCTGGCGGCGGCTGCCTACAATGCGGGAGAGGGGCGGATATCGCGCTGGCTTTCGAGAGGCGGTTTCCTGCCTCTGGAGACCGAGAACTACGTCCTCGACATTCTCGGCGCTCCGGTGGACGAATTCATCGAGAAGGGCCGCGAGGTCACCATACCGCCCCTAGAACCCGGAAAGCCCTTCGGCAGCGCATGCCGCAACCTGCCCGTCTCCGCCGCGGCCACGCTCGCCATGGCGCGTGTTCCGATCAAGCCATGGGGCATCCAGGTTGCCGGGCATTTCCAACGCAGCGTGGCAATCCGCAAATGGGAGCGCATCCGCAAGCAGGTGGGGGATGTCGTTGCGGGTGAGAAGCCCGTGGTCTCGCGCGTGCGCTCGCCGCGCGGGCGCCGTGGCCTCTACGCCGTCCGACTGGGCGCAGACACGCGGGAGCAGGCGGACCGGATCTGCCAGAAGCTGAAAAGCGCCGGCGCCGCCTGTATCGTGCTGCGCAACGGGTGA
- a CDS encoding SDR family oxidoreductase has product MTDKILVTGASGHLGRRVLHHLLETEKVPAGRLVATTREPSKLDDLSAKGVAIRAASFDDEAALAKAFEGADRVLVISTDSTDVPGKRIRQHETAVSAAVKAGAGHVAYTSMPKPEPGNPVLFSPDHYRTEQAIEESGLAHTIFRNNWYQENLMMALPQALKTGKWYTSAGSGRTAHIARDDVARAIAASLASGTGESATYTLTGPEALTNGEIAALASEITGKPIEVIDLSDDALAEGMKAAAVPESVVPLLVSFDANTRAGGLAEVTGDVERLTGRMPQPLGAFLEANKAALLG; this is encoded by the coding sequence ATGACCGACAAGATTCTCGTCACCGGCGCCTCGGGACATCTCGGCCGCCGCGTGCTCCATCACCTCCTCGAAACGGAAAAAGTGCCGGCGGGACGCCTTGTTGCGACCACTCGCGAGCCCTCGAAGCTCGATGATCTGTCGGCCAAGGGCGTAGCCATACGTGCGGCGAGTTTCGATGACGAAGCAGCACTCGCAAAGGCTTTCGAAGGCGCGGACCGCGTGCTGGTCATCTCCACCGACTCCACGGACGTGCCGGGCAAGCGCATCCGCCAGCACGAAACGGCGGTGTCGGCGGCGGTGAAAGCCGGCGCCGGGCACGTGGCATACACCTCCATGCCGAAGCCCGAACCGGGCAATCCTGTCCTCTTCTCCCCCGATCACTACCGCACCGAACAGGCGATCGAGGAGAGCGGGCTTGCCCACACGATCTTCCGCAACAACTGGTACCAGGAAAACCTGATGATGGCGCTGCCTCAGGCGCTGAAGACGGGCAAGTGGTACACGTCGGCAGGCAGCGGGCGCACGGCACATATCGCGCGCGACGACGTCGCCCGCGCCATAGCGGCTTCGCTCGCCTCGGGAACCGGCGAAAGCGCCACCTACACCCTGACGGGCCCGGAGGCACTGACCAATGGCGAAATCGCTGCTCTCGCCAGCGAAATCACCGGCAAGCCGATCGAGGTGATAGACCTTTCGGACGATGCGCTTGCGGAGGGAATGAAGGCCGCCGCCGTGCCGGAGTCGGTCGTCCCGCTCCTCGTTTCCTTCGATGCGAATACCCGTGCCGGCGGCCTCGCGGAGGTGACCGGTGACGTGGAAAGGCTCACGGGGCGCATGCCGCAGCCGCTCGGGGCCTTCCTGGAGGCGAACAAGGCAGCGCTCCTCGGCTGA
- a CDS encoding TetR/AcrR family transcriptional regulator C-terminal domain-containing protein: MGQELQQSREQEFTPRQHAVLERALELLVAGGERALTTAGVARAANCSKESLYKWFGDRDGLLAAMIAHQASKVRGFSDDGGPMDGERFRAHLVGFAQDLLQVLAGDVSLALNRLAIGQASREGSRLGRLLVEQGRRRIDQAAGALLDAGKRRGHIDFSDRDEAYRTFYGLIVQDLHVRMLLGEEDALKPEDFAARAERAVEQFFVLYGAREKEKAAPRVRAV; this comes from the coding sequence ATGGGGCAGGAATTGCAGCAAAGCCGCGAACAGGAGTTCACGCCGAGGCAGCACGCCGTTCTGGAGCGGGCGCTTGAGCTGCTCGTGGCGGGCGGTGAACGCGCGTTGACGACGGCTGGAGTCGCCAGGGCGGCGAACTGCTCGAAGGAGAGCCTCTACAAGTGGTTCGGTGACCGCGATGGGCTGCTGGCGGCGATGATCGCCCACCAGGCCAGCAAGGTTCGCGGCTTTTCCGATGACGGCGGGCCGATGGACGGCGAGCGGTTTCGCGCGCATCTCGTGGGCTTCGCGCAGGACTTGCTGCAGGTGCTGGCGGGCGATGTGTCGCTGGCGCTAAACCGGCTCGCCATCGGGCAGGCCAGCCGCGAGGGAAGCCGGCTCGGACGGCTTCTGGTGGAGCAGGGGCGGCGGCGCATCGACCAGGCCGCCGGCGCGCTTCTCGATGCGGGAAAGCGGCGTGGCCACATCGATTTCAGCGACCGGGACGAGGCTTACCGGACGTTCTACGGCCTCATCGTGCAGGATCTGCACGTGCGCATGCTGCTGGGCGAGGAAGACGCGCTGAAGCCGGAAGATTTTGCTGCTCGCGCGGAACGGGCGGTGGAGCAGTTCTTCGTGCTCTACGGAGCACGGGAGAAGGAGAAGGCGGCCCCCCGCGTGCGGGCCGTGTGA